One Macrobrachium rosenbergii isolate ZJJX-2024 chromosome 10, ASM4041242v1, whole genome shotgun sequence DNA window includes the following coding sequences:
- the LOC136842331 gene encoding uncharacterized protein codes for MSGKYNGLQAKVREESSPASWIPCAAHSLNPVGKNTVECCSSAVHFFDFLEKLFVFFTISTHRYQLLDEALKNNDSSLTLKRVTTMRWSCRADATKALKHDYEQIKEVLKHIVDDIEEKRCVRCEAEGLLKQMNQLETGIYTTFWNDILQRTDATNKTLQHAKLDLNTAVASLTSLKDYVASKRDSSTLMKKVNSCLSLVQHTISRQKIGRSTAM; via the coding sequence ATGAGTGGTAAATACAATGGTCTTCAAGCCAAAGTGAGAGAGGAGAGCAGTCCTGCATCCTGGATTCCTTGTGCAGCACATTCACTTAACCCGGTTGGTAAAAATACTGTAGAATGCTGCTCAAGTGCTGTACATTTTTTTGACTTCCTTGAAAAGCTGTTTGTCTTCTTCACAATTTCAACCCATCGGTATCAACTTCTGGATGAGGCTTTAAAGAATAATGATTCATCATTGACTCTTAAACGTGTCACAACAATGCGCTGGTCCTGCAGAGCTGATGCAACTAAGGCTCTTAAGCATGATTATGAGCAGATTAAGGAGGTACTTAAACATATTGTTGATGACATTGAAGAAAAAAGGTGTGTACGCTGTGAAGCAGAAGGACTGTTAAAACAGATGAATCAGCTTGAAACAGGAATTTACACCACCTTCTGGAATGATATTCTGCAAAGAACAGATGCAACTAATAAAACTCTACAACACGCAAAACTTGATCTAAATACTGCTGTGGCATCACTGACTAGCTTGAAAGACTATGTTGCATCAAAGCGTGACTCCTCCACACTTATGAAAAAGGTGAACAGCTGTCTCAGTCTGGTTCAGCATACTATAAGCAGACAGAAAATCGGCAGAAGCACCGCTATGTGA